Sequence from the Gemmatimonadota bacterium genome:
ACAGTCGTTCATCCACGCGCCACCACGCTTTTCTGCTGGACGAGAATAGGGGTCCAGATAAAATGACGCGATGCGCTCGTCATCGCGGAGCACTTTGAAGAATTGCACATCTTCATGCCATTTGTGCGCGTTTTCATCATCTGCCCGCGCGATCTCAATATCAAAAAGGCGTTCTGCCAATGCAAACATGCCATCGAGTACTTTGGGTAGCGGGAAATAAGGGCGCAACTGGTCGTCGGTATAATCGAATTTTTGCTCGCGCAACCGCTCTGACCAGAAGGACGTATCCCAGTGCATGACTGGCTCTTCCTGACCACTTGCCTTTGCCAGTGCTTCCAGCGCGCCAAAATCATTTTCGCTATGGGGCTGCGAAGCCGCTTGCAATTCGCCGATCATGCGCTCGACAGATGCTACATCGGGGGCCATTTTGACATTCAGGCTCCTGTCAGCATAGGTCTCAAAACCCAGGAGTGCAGATTGCTCTTTGCGCAATTTTAAGGTGCGTGCTATCAATTTGCTGTTGTCCCATTCGCCAGAGGATGCGCGCTGGATGTATGCTTTGTAAACTTGCTCGCGGTGGTCGCGCACGCGGTGGTGTTGCATAAAGGGATAAAAGCTCGGGAAATCCAGTGTAATGCGCCAGGGACCATTTTCCGGTGTGGCTTCGCTGCCTTCATTGGCCTGTGCATAAGATTGTGCGGCTACTTGTCGCAAACTGTTCGGCCAGTCTTCTGTATCTTTTTTATTTTCAATAATTAGTTCATAGGCTTTGGTCGCATCCAGTACATGATTGGAAAAATCTGTACTAATTTGCGACAATTCTTTGGCGATTTCATTAAAGCGTTCTTTTGCTGTGCCTTCTAATCCCACTCCGGCGTGTTCGGCTGCGCGAATTTTCAGATCGATACATCGCTTTTGAGCCTCATCTATCTTTGCCCATTCCTCGCCGTCTCGAATTGCCACCAGGCCTTCGTAAATGGGACGGCTTTGCTGCACGCGCAGACCAAATGCCACGACGTCTTGCAGAACTACCTCGTGTGCTTCGCGCAAGTCATCGGAATTTTTTACGCTGAGCAAATGGCCCACTGGTCCCCAGGCATAAGAAAAGGGCACGTCGAGTTCTTCGAGCGGGACGAGCAACCCATTCCACGATGGGGTCATGTTTTGCTCCAATGCCGCAATCTGTTTCTCTGCTTCTGATAGCATATGTTTTACGCCCGGTACAACGTACTCCGGTTTAATTTCGTCGTACCGCGGCAATCCCTCTTTGACCAGCAGGGGATTGTTTTTTAATTCACTCATCACACATACCTCATTTTGTTAAGAGCTTAAAAATAGATTCAACCTAACTTCTCTATCTCCTCTACGACATCTCGCACCGAGTTCAGTATTTTATACGCAGATGAAAAATCTCCGTATTTCGACAATGCATTTGGCACGGCGAGCACGCGCAAGCCAGCCGCTGCTGCCGCGACACATCCGCGCTCGGAATCCTCCACAACAACGCAGTCATCGGGTTGTAGTCCGTGCAATCGCATGGCCGTTAAATACGCATCTGGATGTGGTTTTGCTTCTTCGTAATCTTCTCTTGCTAGCACAAAATCGAAGAATGGGAGTAAATCCGTCTTTGCGTGAACAATGTCGAAGTGATCTCTGCGAGAACCCGTCACGATGCCCATTTGTACGCGGCCATAGAATGTTTTGAGTGTTTCGACCACGCCATCCACGACCTGCACGCCTTCGGCTAATAATGCGCTGTACCGCGCGTTGCGTTTCAAGCGTAGTTCCTCGATCAATTCGGCATTTTGATCGGGTAGAAAATCGAATACACTCAGTCCTTTTTTTAACGACTGTTCGGCAAAATCCCTATGCGTTAGTTCAACGCCTTGTGTTGCCAATACCTCATGTCCTGCCTGAAAATACAGACCTTCGGTATCTACCAGCACCCCATCGTTATCCCATAAGATTGCACGAATCACAACTCCTCCTTATATTCACTACTGCAGGCGACCTCCGTAAAATGGTTGAAGACAAACCCTTTTGAAATCTACGCGAACAATGGACTCAGGTCAACACATCCGCGCTTCCTTTTCGAAAACATCCGATGGTCTTGTCGCAGGAAATGATTATGCCCGCATTTTGCTCTCTCCCGTGCAGGGGCAGGTATTTTCCGATCATCTGGTTGAAGCCACTGAATGCAACTGCCTTGTCCGTCCGCTGAATGGGGAAGATATTTCGGTCTATATCGATGATCAACCCGTCGAAAACCTTGGTTTTCTCCGCGATGGGCACGCGCTATGGGGGCGGCTCGCAACGGGTGATCATCCTGGGCATATTCGTTTTTGCGTTCGCTCAGACGATGTCGATCTGCTCTATGCCGAACTCGATGTGCGTCCCTCGCATCTCGACTACGAAACCGATTATCAAATCATGCGCGCCGATCTCGAGCGCATCAGCCGCGAACTCGTTTACCTTTTGCCCGATCAAACCCGTATTACGACTCATCTGATGGATGATAGGGGTAGCAATTTAGACTTTCATCAGGTGCTGGATCGTCTTTTGAATCAACTCGTCCGCACTTTACATGCGATTCTCAAACGCCCGCATCGCCGTCTCAAAACCGTTCAACGCATCCGCGCGGTTGACCGCGCACAGGGCCGCGATCCCGATGCTATTGTGGATATGATTCGCTCGCCACAATTCTGGACGCATAGCGGGACCGATCTCCCACATTTGCCTATAGCGGACGGTATTGAGTGTACGCATTTGCGCGAGACCCATCGCCATTCCGATATTGATACGCCGCTCAATCGCCATCTCGTTGCACGCTTAAAGCGTCTGTCATTGCGCGCGAGATCTATTGCACATACCGATTTGGGGCATCGCCTGAAAATATACGTGGATCGCTGCCTGCGGTTGCTCCCTTTGCCACCTGCGCGACGCGATGACGCTTTGCCCGTTCATGTCGATGTGCGTTACCAGATGGCTTTCGCGCTTATCCGCGATCTCAATCGCGCGCTTGCGCCCTGTACAGGTGGCCCATTTGATTTGTCCTTTCGCGATACACACGCACTTTACGAATACTGGGTCTATTTTAAGCTCGTTTATACGCTGTGCGATATTGGCTTTGTTCCGATCCGCGACGATAATCTTTTTCGCCTGACCAACCGCGGTCTGAGCGTTTCTCCCGCGCAGGGCGAACCCTCTGCGATATATCTTCAGCGCGGCGAGTACCGCATCCGTTGTC
This genomic interval carries:
- a CDS encoding HAD family phosphatase encodes the protein MIRAILWDNDGVLVDTEGLYFQAGHEVLATQGVELTHRDFAEQSLKKGLSVFDFLPDQNAELIEELRLKRNARYSALLAEGVQVVDGVVETLKTFYGRVQMGIVTGSRRDHFDIVHAKTDLLPFFDFVLAREDYEEAKPHPDAYLTAMRLHGLQPDDCVVVEDSERGCVAAAAAGLRVLAVPNALSKYGDFSSAYKILNSVRDVVEEIEKLG
- a CDS encoding M3 family metallopeptidase, which codes for MSELKNNPLLVKEGLPRYDEIKPEYVVPGVKHMLSEAEKQIAALEQNMTPSWNGLLVPLEELDVPFSYAWGPVGHLLSVKNSDDLREAHEVVLQDVVAFGLRVQQSRPIYEGLVAIRDGEEWAKIDEAQKRCIDLKIRAAEHAGVGLEGTAKERFNEIAKELSQISTDFSNHVLDATKAYELIIENKKDTEDWPNSLRQVAAQSYAQANEGSEATPENGPWRITLDFPSFYPFMQHHRVRDHREQVYKAYIQRASSGEWDNSKLIARTLKLRKEQSALLGFETYADRSLNVKMAPDVASVERMIGELQAASQPHSENDFGALEALAKASGQEEPVMHWDTSFWSERLREQKFDYTDDQLRPYFPLPKVLDGMFALAERLFDIEIARADDENAHKWHEDVQFFKVLRDDERIASFYLDPYSRPAEKRGGAWMNDCLGRRWLNGELRLPVVHLVCNGTPPVGDTPSLMSFSEVETLFHEFGHGLQGMLTTVDYADVAGLHGVEWDAVEIASQFMENWCYQKPTLIGMTAHVETDEPLPDDLFEKIVAARTFQAGSLMMRQLSFGKTDILLHSTYDPDGEETAFDVERRVTEEMSVLPPLPESRFLCSFSHIFAGGYAAGYYSYKWSEVLSADAFGAFEEAGLDDEEAVKATGRKFRDTILALGGSKHPMDVYREFRGREPSTEALLRHNDLL
- a CDS encoding DUF2357 domain-containing protein, which encodes MKSTRTMDSGQHIRASFSKTSDGLVAGNDYARILLSPVQGQVFSDHLVEATECNCLVRPLNGEDISVYIDDQPVENLGFLRDGHALWGRLATGDHPGHIRFCVRSDDVDLLYAELDVRPSHLDYETDYQIMRADLERISRELVYLLPDQTRITTHLMDDRGSNLDFHQVLDRLLNQLVRTLHAILKRPHRRLKTVQRIRAVDRAQGRDPDAIVDMIRSPQFWTHSGTDLPHLPIADGIECTHLRETHRHSDIDTPLNRHLVARLKRLSLRARSIAHTDLGHRLKIYVDRCLRLLPLPPARRDDALPVHVDVRYQMAFALIRDLNRALAPCTGGPFDLSFRDTHALYEYWVYFKLVYTLCDIGFVPIRDDNLFRLTNRGLSVSPAQGEPSAIYLQRGEYRIRCLYNMTYTTSSGRALTHDLRPDMIIEINNSNACAGMSKSSRERAIYAFDAKYRREDYNGTWIPMREDIDKMHAYRDAIGQVIDTDFQRILKSAVVLFPAQVDSAYQTHAFYTSLSYGIGGLPLLPGDANTLSALKEYIKEHILS